One window from the genome of Pseudanabaena yagii GIHE-NHR1 encodes:
- a CDS encoding protein phosphatase 2C domain-containing protein: MSTCPSCNAINPDNYQFCQFCGSKLTHEFVSQALEDFEIAPPLSIDLDSEVSEVNESPIDNHLDDVDLQRQGIDNEFDEFIDNAIAITIPVKIPEEILEKEEIRLLETDSVNNSLSSLSDDVSDNAINVDPSLQSTLIIPSKHLQNVYYAGKTDVGRDRNRNEDDFATIFQTRSIQGKSQIRDRSHRGLFVLCDGMGGHEGGAEASKMAVNSIIDQFLPFWVDTLPGEKKLNEIITNANQAIFTKNEDEQRLALGRMGTTLVMLALHDLNFVISHVGDSRIYQVSNSQLVQLTRDHEVCNQLMDLGMDRESAMARPDAHQLTQALGPNPSDRLEPAIQFFSLTEPTLFLLCSDGLCDNNAIEQHWQNYLLPILNKEIDLETGLDYLIDLGNNMNGHDNITAILILCEL; encoded by the coding sequence ATGAGTACCTGTCCTAGTTGCAACGCCATCAATCCCGATAATTATCAATTTTGTCAATTTTGTGGCTCTAAGCTTACTCATGAATTTGTCAGTCAGGCATTGGAGGATTTTGAAATCGCTCCACCGCTATCCATAGATCTTGACTCTGAAGTATCGGAAGTAAATGAATCCCCCATAGATAATCATCTGGATGATGTGGATCTTCAGCGTCAAGGAATAGACAACGAATTCGATGAATTTATAGATAATGCGATCGCCATTACTATTCCAGTCAAAATCCCCGAAGAGATTCTTGAAAAAGAGGAGATTAGACTACTGGAAACAGATTCTGTAAATAACTCCTTATCTTCTTTATCCGATGATGTATCTGATAATGCAATAAATGTAGACCCATCTTTACAAAGTACGCTCATCATACCAAGCAAACATTTACAAAATGTCTACTATGCTGGCAAAACTGATGTCGGTAGAGACCGCAATCGCAATGAGGATGATTTCGCTACAATCTTTCAAACTCGTAGTATCCAAGGCAAAAGTCAAATAAGAGATCGCAGTCATCGCGGTTTATTTGTGTTATGCGATGGGATGGGTGGACATGAAGGGGGAGCCGAAGCAAGTAAGATGGCAGTAAATTCCATTATTGATCAGTTCCTTCCATTTTGGGTAGATACTTTACCTGGGGAAAAGAAATTAAATGAGATTATTACAAATGCCAATCAAGCCATTTTCACTAAGAATGAAGATGAGCAAAGGCTTGCCCTAGGAAGAATGGGAACTACTCTAGTAATGCTGGCATTACATGACTTAAACTTCGTAATTTCCCATGTAGGTGACAGTCGGATTTATCAAGTATCGAATTCCCAATTAGTCCAACTAACACGCGATCATGAAGTCTGCAATCAATTAATGGATCTCGGTATGGATCGCGAATCGGCTATGGCGCGACCTGATGCCCATCAATTAACTCAAGCCTTAGGTCCCAATCCTAGCGATCGCCTTGAGCCTGCTATTCAATTCTTCAGCTTAACTGAGCCAACTCTATTTTTATTATGTTCTGATGGTTTGTGTGATAACAATGCGATCGAGCAACACTGGCAAAATTACTTATTACCAATCTTAAATAAAGAAATTGACCTTGAGACTGGCTTAGACTATCTCATTGATCTGGGTAATAATATGAATGGACATGACAACATCACAGCCATCCTTATTTTGTGTGAGTTGTAA
- a CDS encoding Coenzyme F420 hydrogenase/dehydrogenase, beta subunit C-terminal domain → MSVVPSHRKAKGLADVQRRPAKELCSECGLCDTYYIHYVKEACAFITQHIDELETQSHGRSRDLDNEKELYFGVHQEMIAARKTEPIEGAQWTGIVSTLAIEMLEKGLVEGVVCVQSSASDRFKPQPVIARTREEILAARVNKPTLSPNLSVLEQIEHSGIKRLLAIGVGCQIQALRTVEKELGLEKLYVLGTPCTDNVTREGLQKFLDTTSRSPETVVHYEFMQDFNVHFKHSDGSTELVPFFGLNTKELKDVFAPSCMTCFDYTNALADIVVGYMGATFGWQWIVVRNETGKEMLELIKDQLQTQPVISNGDRRAAVQQGISAYDQAVTLPIWLAWLISFVVNKIGPKGLEYGRFSIDSHFVRNYLYVRRNYPKKLEAHVPEFAKRIIAQYQLPKV, encoded by the coding sequence ATGTCGGTTGTCCCATCCCATCGCAAGGCAAAGGGTCTCGCAGATGTCCAGCGTCGCCCCGCCAAAGAATTGTGCAGTGAATGTGGTCTCTGTGATACCTATTACATTCATTACGTCAAAGAGGCTTGCGCGTTTATCACTCAGCATATTGATGAACTAGAGACGCAATCCCATGGGCGATCGCGTGATCTCGATAATGAAAAAGAGCTTTATTTCGGTGTGCATCAAGAAATGATCGCTGCACGTAAAACTGAACCGATCGAAGGGGCGCAATGGACAGGCATTGTGTCTACTTTGGCGATCGAGATGCTCGAAAAAGGTTTAGTCGAAGGCGTGGTCTGTGTGCAGTCTAGTGCTAGCGATCGCTTTAAGCCCCAGCCTGTGATTGCCCGTACCCGTGAAGAAATTTTGGCGGCGCGGGTCAATAAACCGACGCTTTCGCCCAATCTCTCGGTGTTAGAGCAGATCGAGCATTCAGGGATCAAGAGGCTTTTAGCGATCGGTGTCGGCTGCCAAATCCAAGCCCTGAGAACGGTCGAGAAAGAATTAGGCTTAGAAAAGCTCTATGTACTAGGGACACCCTGCACCGATAACGTCACGCGAGAAGGATTACAGAAATTTCTGGATACCACTAGCCGATCGCCTGAAACCGTAGTGCATTATGAATTCATGCAGGACTTTAATGTGCATTTCAAACATTCCGACGGTTCGACGGAGTTAGTGCCATTTTTTGGGTTAAATACTAAGGAACTCAAGGATGTATTTGCCCCATCCTGCATGACTTGCTTTGACTACACCAATGCCCTCGCGGATATTGTCGTTGGCTATATGGGTGCAACCTTTGGCTGGCAATGGATCGTAGTGCGAAATGAGACTGGCAAAGAGATGCTGGAGTTAATCAAGGATCAATTACAAACTCAGCCAGTCATCTCTAATGGCGATCGCCGCGCCGCAGTGCAGCAAGGCATCTCGGCATACGATCAAGCCGTAACTTTGCCAATTTGGTTAGCTTGGCTCATTAGTTTTGTCGTGAATAAGATTGGTCCTAAGGGTTTGGAATATGGACGTTTTTCCATCGATTCCCACTTTGTCCGCAATTATCTCTACGTGCGCCGCAACTATCCCAAAAAGCTAGAAGCCCACGTCCCCGAATTTGCCAAGCGAATTATTGCTCAGTACCAGTTACCAAAAGTATAA
- a CDS encoding hybrid sensor histidine kinase/response regulator — protein sequence MARILVIEDEDLIRDSLEDLLLVEGFEVITAENGEKGVYLASQKQPDLILCDVMMPILNGYEVLEQVRQDKELSTVPFLFLTSMVDRHSNRKGMSLGADDYLEKPCTKDELLAAIAVRLGKQKVIEERIEEKMNALRSSITLSLPHELQTPLSGIMGLSELLMMQSEEVTASEVYEYANGIHRSAERLYRLIQNYLLYSKLLLLRSQGQPRFTAQYPCNSFVVFSNIGDRKAREYERLEDLELDITEVDLRMSSEDLIKIADELIDNAFKYSSQGTKVCLSSYVTDAHWVLTIKDHGRGMTKAQIANIGAYIQFERRFYEQQGMGLGLVLAKTLVEFYGGNINIHSEEALGTSICIAIPL from the coding sequence ATGGCACGAATATTAGTCATCGAAGATGAAGACTTAATTCGAGATTCTCTTGAAGATTTACTCTTAGTTGAAGGTTTTGAAGTGATTACCGCCGAAAATGGGGAAAAAGGCGTATATCTAGCAAGTCAAAAACAACCTGACTTAATTTTATGTGATGTCATGATGCCCATACTCAATGGCTATGAAGTTCTAGAGCAGGTGCGTCAAGATAAGGAGCTTAGTACAGTTCCCTTTTTGTTTTTGACCTCTATGGTAGATCGCCATAGCAATCGTAAGGGTATGTCACTGGGAGCTGATGATTATCTCGAAAAGCCTTGCACAAAGGATGAATTGCTAGCGGCGATCGCTGTTCGTTTGGGGAAACAAAAAGTGATCGAGGAACGCATTGAGGAAAAGATGAATGCCTTGCGTAGCAGCATTACGTTATCTTTACCCCATGAGTTACAGACTCCACTTTCAGGAATTATGGGACTATCCGAACTCCTGATGATGCAAAGTGAAGAAGTCACTGCCTCGGAGGTTTATGAATATGCTAACGGTATTCATCGTTCTGCCGAGCGTCTCTATCGTCTGATCCAAAACTATTTGCTCTATAGCAAGTTATTGCTGTTGCGATCGCAAGGTCAGCCCAGATTCACTGCTCAGTATCCCTGCAATAGTTTTGTCGTCTTTAGCAATATTGGCGATCGCAAGGCTAGAGAATATGAGCGCCTAGAGGATTTGGAGCTAGACATTACTGAAGTTGATTTAAGAATGTCATCCGAAGATTTAATTAAAATTGCCGATGAATTAATTGACAATGCGTTTAAATATTCCTCCCAAGGCACTAAGGTCTGCTTAAGCAGTTATGTCACTGATGCACATTGGGTATTGACAATCAAAGATCATGGACGGGGGATGACAAAAGCGCAAATTGCGAATATTGGTGCATATATCCAGTTTGAACGCCGATTTTACGAACAACAGGGGATGGGATTAGGTTTGGTCTTAGCGAAAACTTTAGTAGAGTTTTATGGCGGTAATATCAATATTCACAGCGAAGAAGCCTTAGGAACCAGCATCTGCATTGCCATACCTCTTTAA
- the fbp gene encoding class 1 fructose-bisphosphatase has translation MTDSTRLNPAQEITLGRDFMTLSQHVLSQCGTFSPESYDLSALMGRIGLAGKTIARHLSRAGLMENVLGFTGEVNVQGEAVKNMDRYANRVFLRAFEQSGLVCRLASEEMEKPYYIPENCPIGRYTLLYDPIDGSSNIDVNLAIGSIFSIRQQEGNDESGEALDLLQSGRKQIGAGYILYGTSTMLVYSLGIGVHAFTLDPSIGEFILSQENIHIPAQGCTYSVNEGNFWQWEPPMREYVKYIHRQEGYSARYSGALVADIHRILFQGGVFLYPGTVGHPDGKLRLLYESAPLAFLVEQAGGRATTGTQEILDVIPKKLHSRTPLIIGSSENVKLVESFLHQKT, from the coding sequence ATGACCGATTCTACCAGACTCAACCCTGCTCAAGAGATTACTCTTGGTCGTGACTTTATGACACTCTCGCAACATGTCCTTTCCCAGTGTGGCACATTTTCCCCTGAGTCATATGATCTGAGTGCATTGATGGGGCGAATTGGCTTAGCAGGTAAAACGATCGCTCGCCATCTTAGCCGTGCAGGTTTAATGGAAAATGTATTGGGATTTACAGGGGAGGTAAATGTCCAAGGTGAAGCGGTCAAGAATATGGATCGTTATGCCAATCGAGTATTTTTGAGGGCATTTGAGCAAAGTGGCTTAGTTTGTCGGCTTGCCTCGGAGGAAATGGAAAAGCCTTACTATATTCCTGAAAATTGTCCCATTGGTCGCTATACCTTGCTCTATGACCCTATTGATGGTTCGAGCAATATTGACGTAAATTTAGCGATCGGCTCAATCTTTTCGATCCGCCAACAGGAAGGTAATGACGAATCGGGAGAAGCTTTAGATCTGCTTCAGTCAGGGCGCAAACAAATTGGTGCAGGTTATATTCTCTATGGCACAAGCACAATGTTAGTTTATTCCCTTGGTATTGGTGTCCATGCGTTTACTCTTGACCCTAGTATTGGAGAATTTATTCTATCTCAAGAGAATATTCATATTCCTGCACAGGGTTGCACTTATAGTGTGAATGAAGGAAATTTTTGGCAGTGGGAACCACCTATGCGGGAATATGTCAAGTATATTCACCGTCAAGAGGGATATTCGGCACGTTATTCAGGGGCGCTAGTAGCAGATATCCATCGGATTCTCTTTCAAGGTGGTGTGTTTCTCTACCCTGGTACAGTCGGTCATCCCGATGGAAAGTTGCGCCTACTTTATGAGTCTGCACCGTTAGCATTTTTGGTTGAGCAAGCAGGTGGAAGAGCTACTACGGGTACTCAAGAGATTTTGGATGTAATCCCCAAAAAATTGCATAGTCGCACACCATTAATTATCGGAAGTTCAGAAAATGTCAAACTAGTAGAGTCTTTTTTACATCAAAAAACCTGA
- a CDS encoding pyridoxal-phosphate-dependent aminotransferase family protein gives MEDKLMLMIPGPTPVPEQALLALAKAPIGHRSGDFSKIMADVTAKLKWLHQTTNDVLILTTSGTGAIEAGIINFLSKGDRVLVGDNGKFGERWVEVAQAYGLNVEVIKAEWGKPLNPEDFRVKLEADTNKEIKAVVITHSETSTGVLNDLVAINKYVKAHEKALIIVDAVTSLGAMNVPIDELGLDVVGSGSQKGYMIPPGLGFVSVSPKAWEAYKTADLPKYYLDLGKARKDAAKNSTPFTTSVNMVIALQASLEIMQREGLENIFARHLRHRDATRAAVKALNLGLLAPDDAASASITSVVPPEGLEAEKIRATIKKKFDIVMAGGQDHLNGKIFRIGHLGFVSDRDVLTAIAALEASIAALGYTNFTYGVGVKAAIEVLNG, from the coding sequence ATGGAAGATAAGTTGATGTTAATGATCCCAGGTCCAACACCTGTGCCTGAACAGGCACTGTTGGCTCTGGCAAAAGCTCCGATCGGACACCGTAGCGGCGATTTTAGCAAGATCATGGCAGATGTGACTGCTAAGCTCAAATGGCTGCACCAAACCACCAATGATGTATTGATTCTCACCACAAGCGGAACTGGGGCAATCGAAGCTGGCATCATTAATTTTCTAAGCAAAGGCGATCGCGTCCTTGTTGGTGATAATGGCAAGTTTGGCGAACGCTGGGTCGAAGTTGCTCAAGCCTATGGACTAAATGTTGAAGTAATCAAAGCGGAATGGGGCAAACCTCTAAATCCTGAAGATTTCCGCGTCAAGCTAGAAGCAGATACCAATAAAGAAATCAAAGCTGTAGTTATTACCCATAGCGAAACTTCTACAGGCGTTCTCAATGATCTTGTCGCAATTAACAAATATGTGAAAGCCCATGAAAAGGCACTGATCATTGTTGATGCTGTCACCAGTTTGGGCGCAATGAATGTTCCTATCGATGAATTAGGACTAGATGTGGTTGGTTCTGGTTCGCAAAAGGGCTATATGATCCCCCCCGGATTAGGATTTGTGTCTGTTAGTCCAAAAGCATGGGAAGCTTACAAAACCGCAGATTTACCGAAGTACTATCTCGATTTGGGCAAAGCTCGCAAAGATGCTGCCAAAAATTCCACTCCTTTCACCACCTCGGTAAATATGGTGATTGCCTTGCAAGCTTCCTTAGAAATCATGCAGCGTGAAGGTTTAGAAAATATCTTTGCGCGTCACCTCCGCCATCGTGATGCAACCCGTGCCGCAGTTAAGGCTCTAAATCTGGGCTTGTTGGCTCCCGACGATGCCGCTAGTGCCTCGATTACCTCTGTTGTGCCTCCCGAAGGGCTAGAAGCAGAAAAGATTCGCGCCACGATCAAGAAGAAGTTTGATATTGTCATGGCTGGTGGACAAGATCACCTCAATGGCAAGATTTTCCGCATTGGGCACTTGGGCTTTGTTAGCGATCGCGATGTTCTCACCGCTATTGCTGCCCTCGAAGCATCTATTGCTGCCCTTGGTTACACCAATTTCACCTATGGTGTTGGTGTCAAAGCGGCGATCGAAGTTTTAAACGGCTAA
- a CDS encoding ATP-binding response regulator codes for MSTSNMGNQPVVLVIDDEPANFDVIEILLFKEGYELYYKDNGAEALDSILEIKPDIILLDVMMPDMDGIEVCQHLKKNPKFQHIPIIIVTALSDKEDLARCLDAGADDFISKPINSMELRARVRSMLRIKSQYDRIQDTMHLREEMVQTIVHDLRNPLIGIMLGCDSLKSLDMPDRAQKRLDQIGKTIEQMRLLIDDILTIGRIESKKLFLNLSKVDIIAMAKSVIDDFEPLTLSKQITVLGKFPQEPAYISADKNLIRRVLDNLMDNAIKFSPQQSFIILQIDCLPKNPDRPDLIKIQVIDSGIGISPEQKQVIFEKYEVGNIVTGVAQIGLGLSFCKMTVEAHQGEISATNNQSKGATFTILLNRAEPDE; via the coding sequence TTGAGTACAAGCAACATGGGCAACCAACCAGTAGTTTTAGTTATAGATGATGAACCAGCAAATTTTGATGTAATTGAAATTTTGCTGTTTAAAGAAGGATACGAGCTTTACTATAAAGACAACGGTGCAGAAGCACTCGACAGTATTTTAGAAATCAAACCCGACATTATTTTGCTAGATGTCATGATGCCTGATATGGACGGGATTGAAGTATGTCAGCATCTTAAAAAAAATCCAAAATTTCAGCATATTCCGATCATTATCGTCACAGCCCTATCGGATAAAGAAGACCTTGCCCGTTGTCTCGATGCTGGAGCCGATGATTTTATCAGCAAGCCCATTAACAGCATGGAACTACGCGCCCGCGTGCGATCAATGTTAAGGATCAAAAGCCAATACGATCGCATTCAAGACACCATGCACTTGCGCGAAGAAATGGTGCAAACCATAGTGCATGATCTTCGTAATCCCTTAATTGGGATCATGCTGGGATGTGACTCCCTCAAGTCGTTAGACATGCCTGATCGCGCCCAAAAAAGACTCGATCAAATTGGCAAAACCATTGAGCAAATGCGCCTCCTCATTGATGATATTTTGACGATTGGACGGATCGAATCGAAGAAACTTTTTCTCAATCTCAGCAAGGTCGATATCATCGCAATGGCAAAATCAGTAATTGATGATTTTGAACCATTGACCTTAAGTAAGCAAATCACCGTTTTAGGTAAATTCCCTCAGGAACCAGCTTATATTTCCGCCGATAAGAATTTAATTCGTCGAGTATTAGATAATTTGATGGATAATGCGATCAAATTTTCTCCTCAGCAAAGTTTTATTATTCTGCAAATCGATTGTTTACCGAAAAATCCTGATCGTCCAGATCTAATTAAAATCCAAGTAATTGATAGTGGCATTGGTATTAGCCCAGAGCAAAAACAAGTTATTTTTGAAAAGTATGAAGTGGGTAATATTGTGACGGGAGTCGCTCAAATTGGGCTAGGACTTTCATTTTGTAAAATGACTGTGGAAGCACATCAGGGAGAGATTTCAGCAACTAACAATCAATCCAAAGGTGCAACATTTACAATTTTGCTTAACCGTGCAGAACCTGATGAATAG
- a CDS encoding Ppx/GppA phosphatase family protein — protein sequence MTSDVKTLAAIDVGTNSIHMVIVQIKTSIPSFTVIESEKATVRLGERCAQTGNLTEDAMQRSLEALRRCQEICRTQKVEEIVAVATSATREAPNGAEFIRRIHEELGLYIEVISGQEEARRIYLGVISAMELRDEPHLLIDIGGGSTEMILGDGRDPKYLSSTKIGAVRLTDLFISTDPVSQTEYDRLLGYILGSIERPTDDLRSLLQEKNIKSINAIGTSGTIETLAILHSKEKTGLVPSPLQGYEIPFADLENIVWRLRRANLDERTAMVRQKRAEIILAGALILLETMRLMGIPKITLCQSALREGLVVDWMIRHGYIEDGWRYQSTVRDRSILKLADKYGIDTKYAKQVADHALSIFDQTKGIFHEWSDNERHLLWAAAMLHNSGHHISHDAHHKHSYYLIRNGELLGYTESEIEVIANLARYHRKSEPKKKHDNFQRLGSERLKLFIRQASTFLRLATALDRRQIGAITSIRVVCSPRTRACSLQLTPKQHHDPCTLELWSLDYKKQPFETQFNVTLSVSLD from the coding sequence ATGACCTCAGATGTCAAAACTCTAGCAGCGATCGATGTGGGTACAAATTCCATTCATATGGTAATTGTACAAATTAAGACTTCGATTCCTAGTTTTACTGTGATTGAGTCGGAAAAAGCAACCGTCAGACTAGGAGAACGTTGTGCTCAAACGGGAAATTTGACTGAAGATGCTATGCAGCGATCGCTAGAAGCTTTGAGGCGATGTCAAGAGATCTGTCGTACTCAAAAAGTGGAAGAAATTGTGGCGGTGGCAACCAGTGCCACTCGCGAGGCTCCAAATGGGGCAGAGTTTATTCGCCGCATTCACGAAGAATTAGGACTATATATTGAAGTAATTTCTGGACAAGAGGAAGCCCGCCGCATTTATTTGGGTGTAATTTCGGCAATGGAACTCAGGGATGAGCCACATTTATTAATTGATATCGGTGGCGGTTCTACAGAAATGATTTTGGGGGATGGAAGAGATCCAAAATATCTGAGTAGTACTAAGATTGGGGCAGTAAGGCTAACGGATTTATTTATTAGTACCGATCCAGTTTCCCAAACGGAATATGATCGCCTATTGGGATATATTCTCGGTTCGATTGAGCGACCTACGGATGATTTGCGATCGCTGTTGCAGGAAAAAAATATCAAATCAATCAATGCGATCGGCACATCGGGAACCATTGAAACGCTAGCGATTTTGCATTCTAAGGAAAAGACGGGCTTAGTTCCTAGTCCTTTACAAGGTTATGAAATTCCCTTTGCTGATTTAGAAAATATTGTTTGGCGGTTACGTCGGGCGAATTTGGATGAACGTACAGCGATGGTACGCCAAAAGAGAGCAGAAATTATTTTGGCGGGAGCCTTAATTTTATTAGAAACAATGCGGTTAATGGGAATTCCCAAAATTACCCTTTGCCAAAGTGCTTTACGCGAAGGTTTAGTCGTCGATTGGATGATTCGGCATGGCTATATCGAAGATGGCTGGCGCTATCAAAGTACTGTTCGCGATCGCAGCATTCTCAAACTTGCCGATAAATATGGCATTGACACTAAATATGCTAAACAGGTTGCCGATCATGCTCTGAGCATTTTCGATCAAACTAAAGGTATATTCCACGAATGGAGTGACAATGAGCGACATTTGCTCTGGGCGGCGGCGATGTTGCATAATTCGGGACATCACATCAGCCATGACGCTCACCACAAGCATTCCTATTACCTAATTCGCAATGGGGAATTATTGGGCTATACCGAGTCAGAAATTGAAGTAATTGCCAATCTTGCTCGCTATCATCGTAAGAGTGAACCCAAGAAGAAACATGATAATTTCCAACGTTTAGGAAGTGAACGCTTGAAGTTATTTATTCGCCAAGCTAGTACCTTTTTGCGATTGGCAACAGCTTTAGATCGTCGTCAAATTGGAGCGATCACCTCCATTCGTGTGGTTTGTAGTCCTCGAACCCGTGCTTGCTCATTGCAACTCACCCCCAAACAACATCATGATCCCTGTACTCTAGAACTTTGGAGTCTCGATTATAAAAAACAACCCTTTGAAACGCAGTTTAACGTTACGCTGTCAGTATCATTAGATTAG
- a CDS encoding cation:proton antiporter: MEGSLSLIIIIAITAGISARVIANFFRVPSIVFLLLFGVALGGNGFNLVQPRLLGDGLEAIVSISVALILFDGGLNLKLQELGKVSASLRNLITIGTLITLIGGGIAAYWLSEFPWTIAFLYAALVVVTGPTVINPIVEEVGLDRRLATILEGEGVLIDAIGSVLAVVVLDVALNPAAGAFEVVSDLGLRLGVGGAVGAIAGWLLGKFLQRATFLAEDTKSAVVVAAVLALFGLAQEIQSESGLTAVVVMGIILRASEIPNSRALLKFKSQLVALIVSVLFILLSANLSIPSIFALGWGGVQTVLFMMLIVRPINVIVSTWNSSFTWRQKAFLAWCAPRGIVAASVASLFSILLTERGVNGGESIKALVFLTIAMTVFLQGLSAKLVAKLLGLTQGDISGLVIVGSNPIGILVARLFQANGQRVALIDTNAELCKQAAEYDIPAFVSNGLDAKSLAEAGLDSVGTFVALTINTDVNIVIAQLAIKEFNPPKVFAIYVKEVESDRSQPEVQQAFSARVPIKTWNQYILQREVRVGEFLLISEEIEEQLNRFNTLFNAGMLLPLLFERKGQLQIVSADMNWEKGDRIVYLLYTPKTLPPAQFEVLPPNTLDITPVVLSDLDIAQKTSDSTSSSLQKGKNGAVSSNSDYFLNMAKDILKRRS, translated from the coding sequence ATGGAAGGTTCTCTTTCTTTAATCATTATTATCGCGATCACCGCAGGGATTTCTGCTCGTGTCATTGCGAACTTTTTCCGTGTGCCCAGTATTGTCTTTTTATTACTGTTTGGGGTGGCTCTGGGGGGGAATGGCTTTAATTTAGTACAGCCAAGGCTATTAGGTGATGGTTTAGAAGCGATCGTTTCAATTTCTGTTGCCCTGATTCTCTTTGATGGTGGACTAAATCTCAAACTTCAAGAACTGGGTAAGGTTTCCGCAAGTTTACGCAATTTGATTACCATTGGTACGCTAATTACCTTGATTGGTGGTGGTATTGCCGCCTATTGGTTGAGCGAATTTCCTTGGACGATCGCTTTCTTATATGCTGCCCTCGTCGTCGTTACTGGTCCCACGGTAATTAATCCCATTGTTGAAGAAGTGGGACTCGATCGCCGCCTTGCCACAATTCTTGAGGGAGAGGGAGTACTGATTGATGCGATCGGCTCAGTGTTAGCAGTTGTAGTTTTAGATGTTGCCTTAAATCCTGCGGCAGGAGCCTTTGAGGTGGTTAGCGATCTGGGATTGCGGCTAGGTGTGGGCGGTGCAGTCGGTGCGATCGCAGGATGGCTACTCGGTAAGTTTTTGCAACGGGCAACATTTTTGGCGGAAGACACCAAAAGTGCTGTAGTTGTAGCCGCAGTCCTCGCACTCTTTGGTCTTGCCCAAGAAATTCAGAGTGAGTCTGGTCTAACGGCAGTCGTGGTCATGGGCATCATTCTCCGAGCTTCAGAAATTCCGAATAGTCGCGCTTTGCTGAAGTTCAAAAGTCAGTTAGTAGCACTGATTGTGTCAGTGCTATTTATTCTCCTTTCCGCTAACCTATCTATTCCGAGTATCTTTGCACTCGGCTGGGGCGGCGTGCAGACGGTGCTCTTTATGATGTTGATTGTACGCCCAATTAATGTCATCGTCAGCACATGGAATAGTAGTTTCACATGGCGACAAAAGGCATTCTTGGCATGGTGTGCGCCGAGGGGAATTGTGGCGGCTTCCGTTGCTTCGCTATTTTCGATTTTATTAACGGAACGAGGAGTCAATGGTGGGGAATCAATTAAAGCACTGGTCTTTCTGACGATCGCAATGACCGTATTTTTGCAGGGATTGTCTGCCAAATTAGTAGCAAAGTTATTGGGGCTTACTCAAGGTGATATCTCAGGCTTAGTAATTGTCGGAAGTAATCCCATTGGCATTCTGGTAGCGCGTCTCTTTCAAGCCAATGGTCAGAGGGTCGCGCTGATTGATACCAATGCTGAACTTTGTAAACAAGCTGCCGAATATGATATTCCTGCCTTTGTCAGTAATGGACTAGATGCGAAATCCCTCGCCGAAGCAGGGCTTGATTCTGTAGGAACCTTTGTGGCTCTGACGATTAATACTGATGTTAATATCGTGATTGCTCAGCTAGCCATTAAAGAATTTAATCCACCGAAGGTATTTGCTATTTATGTCAAAGAAGTGGAAAGCGATCGCAGTCAGCCTGAAGTCCAGCAAGCTTTTAGCGCACGTGTACCAATTAAAACTTGGAATCAATATATTCTGCAACGGGAAGTGAGAGTGGGAGAATTTCTATTGATATCTGAAGAAATTGAAGAGCAATTAAATCGCTTTAACACTCTATTTAATGCAGGAATGTTGTTGCCATTGCTATTCGAGCGTAAAGGACAATTACAAATCGTCTCGGCGGATATGAATTGGGAAAAAGGCGATCGCATTGTCTATTTGCTATATACACCCAAAACTTTACCCCCCGCTCAATTTGAAGTATTGCCGCCCAATACCCTTGATATCACGCCAGTAGTGCTTTCTGATCTCGACATTGCTCAAAAGACCAGTGATTCCACTTCCTCTAGTTTACAGAAGGGGAAAAATGGTGCAGTTTCCTCTAATTCCGATTATTTCTTGAATATGGCAAAGGATATCCTCAAAAGGCGCTCTTAA